Genomic DNA from Oncorhynchus tshawytscha isolate Ot180627B linkage group LG04, Otsh_v2.0, whole genome shotgun sequence:
CATTCCAGCTCCTTCAGCAATGTCACTTTAACAGGATATTTGGATCCATATTGATGTGTGTGGTTCTACCTTCAGGGACTCCAGTGAACCGCATCCCCATCATGGCCAAGCAGGTTCTGGACCTGTACATGCTTTACAAGCTGGTGACGGAGAAGGGCGGCCTGGTGGAGGTCATCAACAAGAAGATCTGGAGAGAGATCACCAAGGGCCTCAGCCTGCCCACCTCTATCACCTCTGCTGCCTTCACCCTTCGCACacagtaagtctctctctctctctctctctctcttcgtcatgtgtctctctctttctatgaaGTCTGTGTCCATTCATCCTGACCCTGTGTGTGTACATCCCTCTCTTTTAACTACTCACCTCTCTCACTGCATTCCATCCATTACACCACACGTGTGAGGAGCCCATTGATCCAATAGATTTTGTGATGTGATTTGGGCCAGAGTTCACAACAATTGAGGTGGGCTTTCACTGAGGGGCGAGCGCTCTGCGTTCTGTAAGCCCCTGTGTAGGGCTTTAGCTCTCTATACTACTGCCTGTAAACCAGAGAGCCTTAATGAACCTTTATGTATTTTTAATGCTAGCCTACTCAGCCTGCCTGTTCTCTCCAGCAGCAACAGTCCACTGGTCTTATCTAATGGATAGGGCTCTTCACTCTGTATTGATCCtcggtgtgttctctctctctctctctctctctcgctctccattatGCGCTTcgcttttatacatttttatgagGTGGAAAAATACCTATGCTGCTAATGCTACTGCACACTCAGGCTGTTACATACCATGGTCTCTGTTAGGTAGCTATTTGACCTCTCTGCCACTGCATCAACAAAattatgtgaacacctgctcgtccaacatctcattccaaagtcacgagcattaacatggagttggtccccccctttgctgtctctactcttcagggaaggctttccagtagatgttggaacattgctgcaggaacttgcttccattcagccacaagagcattagggaGGTGGGGCAccgatgttgggtgattaggcctggcttgcagttggcgttcaaattcatcccaaaggtgtttgatggggttgaggtcagggctctgtgcaggccagtcaagttcttccacaccgatctcgacaaacaatttctgttttgtgcacgggggcattgtcatgctgaaacaggaaagggccttccccaaactgttgccacaatgttggaggcacagaatcgtctagaatgtcattgtatgctgtagcatcaAGAtttcagactgccagatggtgaagcgtgctCCATtgtcggcgagctttacaccactccagccgacgcttggcattgctcaaggaaatcttaggcttgtgtgcggctgctcggctatGGAAACTGGTTTAATGAAGCTCCCAacgttcttgtgctgatgttgcttccaaagGCATTTTGGAACAGCCGATTTTAAGCGCTACGCACTctttctgtgaacttgtgtggcctaccacttcacggctgagccattgttgctcctagacgtttccacttcacaataacagcactttcaGTTGACCTGGGCATCTCTACCAGGGGAGAAAttagacaaactgacttgttagaaatttggcatcctatgacggtgccacgttgaaagtcactgagctcttcagtaaggccattctactgccaatgtttgtctatggagattgcatggcggtgtgctcgattttacacacctgtcagcaacgagtgtggctgaaatagccgaattctcgaatttgaaggggtgtccttaTACTTTTGcaaatatagtgtgtgtgtgtgtgtgtgtgtgtgtgtgtgtgtactctgatCTGAAGACCATGTATGCCCGCATGACTAAGTCACTTtggtctgctaaatggcatatcttATCTTCCATCTTAATGTTTGTCTCATTCAGGTACATGAAGTACCTGTATCCCTTTGAGTGTGAGAGGAAAGGTCTAAGTTCGCCAGGCGAGCTTCAGGCGGCCATCGACAGTAACCGCCGGGAGGGCCGTCGCCCTAGCTACAGCAGCAGCCTCTTCCGCTTCTCCCCCAGCACAGCCCCTcacatcctctcccctcccaagATGCACCTGTCTGCACTGGGGGCGGGGGCCGCTGGGAGCCTCAACGGCCTGCTGGCGTCACCCGTCCACTCTCTCAAAAAAGGTGAGTATTAAAGGATCAACAACTTCTCAATAAACGACTGGGAATTAAGGGTTACGATTGGTTATAAATGtattaatacaaataaatactgCAATTAAGATATAGCCTAAACACACAGTAGGCATCTTGGCAAAAGGAAAACAAAGCCCATGCTGTCTATTGGGTTCAAATAAGATAGAAGTGAGAGTTTAGCTCCGAGTTTTGGAGTGCATCAGACTGATCGGAGCACAACCCTCAAGAAATATCCATAGTGCCGTGGCGCCCTCTGTCGCAATGGTTAGGAACTAAAGGAGAATTTTCTTGAATTGTCTGGAAAGGATTAGACACCACAGCCTATAGAGTAGTATTACAAGAAGAAATGCTCTGATTTCTTAATAGCCCTTTACAGAAGTATTTTGTACGTAACGTTCATTGGCAGGCCTTGTGTTATGGAATCTCtgcagcacaggaggttggtgacaccttggGGAAGACAGGCTCTTGggaatggctggagcggaatcagtggaatggtatcaaacacaaggTTTCTGCCAACTGcgtggcgcagcgatctaaggtactgcattgcagtgcttgagacgtcactacagacctgggttcgatcctaggctgtcacagccggctgtgactgaaagacccatgaggcggcgcactaTTGAcgtagcgtcgtccgggttaggggagggtttggctggccgggatgtccttgcgctctagcgactccttgtggcgggccggtgtttcctctgacacattggtgtgcctgttaagcgagcagtgtcaagaagcagtgagaCTTGgctgggtcatgttttggaggacacatggctcttgaccttcgcctctcccgagtccgtacgagagttgcagtgatgggacaagactgtaaataCCAATTGGATATGAAATTGGGTACaaaacatatggtttccatgtgtgatgccattccattaattccaaccattattatgagccgtcctcccctcagcagcctccgctgttctcctgtgtgtattgtactgtagattGTGTGATGATGGATGCACTCCCTTTGGGATCAAAGCGTCTGAATGTGACTGAGGGTTTGACCCTGGGCTGTTCACTGTCTCTTAACCATTTACAACTGATTAATAACACGTTTCCCACAGTCAGCAGGACACTTTACGGCCAGCCTGGATTACAGCTGTCTGTCCTCATCAATAGGATCTGGCTGGATCACTACCATTACCTGTTTTTCTTATCTGATCTTGACTTTGATGTTATTGGAATGCGGCTCAGTTACAGAAAATACTGTATAATTGGCCCACATAATTGccgtgtttttttttcttctctaaaATAGGTAGTTATTGTTTCAACaggtctccctccctttctttggCCTTCATTTTACCACGTTAAATTGtcattttattaaaaataaatctTCATATTTTACGATACTGAAATGAATCTCATATTTTTGTTTCCATGGAAGTAACATATCCTACCTCTCCTACCCTGCCTGTCTTTAGAAGAGGTCACCCCCTCCGTGATGGCAGCGGCTCGTGGTACCTCCATGTCCCTGTCGCTGGGGCAGCAGCAGGTGGCAGGGCTGGCGCGGGCTGCCACTCTGGAGCAGCTGAGGGAGAAGCTGGAGACTGGCGAGGGCCCTGAGAGGAAGATGGCACGCCTGGCAGAGGAGCAGCAGCGTCTGATGCAGCAGGCCTTCCAACACAACCTGCTTGTCATGGCCTCGCAGGTCCCCATGAACCTGCGCCTGGGCAACAGCACCACCGCTAGAGGTACGTGCCCAGGCTGACTCCCCCTGGGCACTCTATACAGTTACATATCATAGTCAGTTTGTAtctgacacatacagtacattttataCGTATTCGAGACTGGAGTAATGCCTGATATGCACTAGTAATTCTTTTCTCAATGAAACGCATACATTTAAGTACACTAGTGATGCACGCTGAAGTTCCCTCGatgcctgactctctctctgagcacCATGAAAAAACACACGGCCTACACCAGATACCCTCACAGCTCTCCAACTCCCATTCCTCAGCTCCCCCGTGAGATACAGGATGACATATAGAAGCCATTATAAAGGCAACGCAGTGGTCACTGCACAACAGAGATGAAGGCTGCCAGGCCACTCTGCTAGCTGACTCACTGACCTGCGCCTCTTCAGCACAGCCTCTGGCTGTTTGGATGTACGTCATAACACATGCTTTATTTGGCGCCTTAATGTTATCACATGCTGGTTATTCCccacgtctgtctctctctcgctctctctcacactctctcactcacacacagtagAGGTGcagcctgtatgtgtgtttgcgaGTACAACAATCAACACATTATGACTACTACACAAAAGCTTTGAGAGGGGAAGTGCAGATTGTTTTCCTGGGGTTACTGTGACAtgattgtgtttctctctcctcagtgGGTTATGCAGATGTATGCTGCAAGACACCCACAAGGAAATGTGCGTGACACCCGATTCTCACTTACTGCATGTTATTGTACAGTACCTGAGTAGACAATGAATAGAGAGAGTTCGATTCTAGTTCCCATGTTTCTGCGTCCTTTCCTTTGgagatatatatttttgttaattgGTCCGAGGTTCTGTATTTGCTTTCTGcccatttctctttctttctagtTGAGAAGCAGCAGGACATGGCTCTGAGCATCTCCACCAATGGATCTGCTAGCATCAGTGTGTCTGTGGAGGTCAACGGCACACTCTATTcaggtgtgtgtgagcgtgcgtgtaCATACACTCAGAAATAAACGGATTTGGCCGTGTTGTTTATCTTGTTGTATTGTTCCGTTTGTCCTTTTGTCCTGTAGGAACCCTGTTTGCACAGAAGTCAGGCGCACCAGGGACTAGCGTGTCCACTGCGGCCACAGTGCCCCCTGCTGGACCCAGCGCTGGGTTTGGGTTCGCCACCTCTGCTCACAGCCACAGTCCAAGTTCCTCCTCTTCCAAGGGGCCTTGCTCGGCCGAGCCCTCCTCCAGTGGCTCACCTTAGCTCAGGCTGCCCTACCACCCACTCTCCAGGCTTTTCCTCACCACCGAGGCCTAGcatgaatacagtacattgataAATCGACAAGAAAAAAACTGTTGCACAACAAATACCTCATCGCTCCTGTCAACCTCGGCTACCCATTTCTGAATACACAATTCACACACCCAATTACATCTCAAGAaaacatgcacccacacacacacacctatgcatTTTACACACTCGACACacatgtgcacaaacacacatgcatttcAGACACCCAGCACACAGACTCTTATACCAAATGCATGCTAAACACAATCAAATCACTCAGCCAAAACCCACTGACAGGTGTTCACAACTGAACTTGAAGAGTTTTATTTTATGAATTTGTTTGTTGccgtttgttttttgttttgttttttgaaacattattatttttttagttATCTTTTTACATACCTCAAATCAAGTAACCTGCAGTGGTATCTTTACCTCAGGAGCTGTAGTATACTTCACCTGAATTAACTTTATTTTTGTATCCTTTTTGATCTTGTTGAAATCAGGGGAATTTCTGGGAATTTCACAACGGAACCTCACTCACCTCAGCACACCTCCTACGCATTTATACAAGTAACTCTATCACAACGCTCGAGTTGCCATGACGACGGGCCGTAGCCTTTTTACTTCTGAGTGCACTACATTATTGATCCTACAGATCGCCATGTAATACCTCGTATACAGTAGTCACTCCCACAATCAATACCAGGGAGTCACCCACTCATTCAGCCTATTTGGAATGATGTACTTATAATCTTCAGTCTAACTCAAGATACAGATGGTCCTTGTGTCTAAAGGGCTTTGAGGATCAGAATTAGCTTTGGACATTTTATCACACACAATGTGATGTTATAAGAACCGACTGATCTGCCGATCTGTTTAGGACTAGCAAGCCCCAAACTCACCACCccgcatctatctatctatctatctatctatctaataaTCAGAAAGGTAGTGAAGGAGTTCTGGTCCCTGCTCTGGGATCAGTGTGTGACCCTAGTTCAattcaacagagaggagagacatatccACCCATCAATGGTTTTCCTCCAACACTAACAGACCAGAAGTGTTTTAACCACATACCTTTTCAAACCTCATATTCGCCTCTCCGTTTGAGAGAGGGGCCTTTCTCAGGAAGCATTGTGAAGTCTCTTATTATGGACTCGCTTTGTCATTTTAAAAAAAGGATCCCACCGAAAGAATGCGCAAGTCTAACAAACTGTCTTCAAAGAATACCTCAGACTCTCTAGAAGGAGATGTACACTACATACCTCATTGCTGCAAAGCCAGCGTGACTTGACCTGGTGGTTTGAGTCCCTGTGACGAGCAACAGTCCACAGGAGTGGACTCCTCCGAAATGCTGGACTACAAACGTAGAGACTTGACTGCTGGATTTTCTTGGGGACACATTATTATACCAAGCTGAACTGGGATGGGCTTGCTCTCCTCTGGTTTTCTCTGGCTTCCTGCATTTTATGAGACTAAATCTATTTAAGAGTATTGCTCTGCATGTGTACAATCAGGTTGCCAGTTTTTTACACCGTAATCCTCTGGTGTGTGGTAGCCTCTGGTCGGTGCACAGCTGAATACCAAAGACTAGCCCTGTTCCCTGCCCAGGCTGCTGTGGGTTAGCTGAACCACTAGGTAGGATACAGTGGGGTAAAGGATGGGTTTCATAATAGCCCATCTTCTATAGTCCCTACTGTTAAAGTTGTCAGCTCTAGTTATGTAGCTATCCTTATCTTAATCAGACCTTTGCTTACCTGTGATTGAGTCTTGGGACTGGTATTGTTCTGCCTGGCATGGCACACATCACCTGACATACACCTCGGTGAGTTATGCTGCAGTCGCACAGTGTATGATGCACAAAAAGCCCTTTGACCTAACCTCTACATTGAATAAGACGGAGAAAGGGTAGCTGTTTCGCCAACTGGtttctctgtctcaattcaaagTTCAGGCCTCCCAAATTCCTCCGACACATCCACTGTTACAGTATTTCCATTCTCATACTGTTCAGGTAATTTCTCAGCATTTTTAATAGAACATGATTTGGATTCAATTAATTTCATGCATTATCTGTGTTGAATGTGAGGCGTTTAACTGTTTCTAAACCTTTTACCCCCTTATCTCTGAGGTGGGCAGCCTTGTTgccttctttttttaaatttaacctttatttagctaggcaagtcggttaagaacaaattattatttacaatgatggcctaggaacagtgggttaactggcctaggaacagtgggttaactgccttgttcaggggcagaacaacagatttttatcttgtcagctcggggattcgatctagcaacctttcggttactggcacaacgctctaaccactaggctacctgcttcccTAGTAAGCTGTGTTTTAGCTGTTATTTGTTGGCTTTTGTGGCGCAGACCACCGGTCAGGATTACAGGACCTCCACAACATATATACAATGACTGAAGAGAGACCTGCAATCCCTCAATGAAATATTATGTCCACATTTAATAAAGGTGAAAGATGTAGTTGCTGCCTTAATCAGCTGTGAGAGAACAGTGAACCTTTCAGGACTCTGCTAGGAATGACTGTTTTATCTTCAAGCTTAATCCTTTGAAGAGTAACCTATTTCCATGATCTTTTGAATTCCGTCAAACATtaaggcattcatcattcatgttATTGGTTTCAAAACCAAGGTATGCTATTTATTTGTGTTGATTTTTCTTCTTCTGATGGATCGAGTTATCTTGATCACTTAGGTGGTGTCACTAAAACCCTTTTTTGTTTCTCTCGCTGTTTTAAACAGAAATGTCTGTTTTCTATCCAATCAGTCTAGTCAATGACTGTCTGACAGTGTAGCAGCCTTTGCATGAGAGAGGGAGCGTGTGTGAGAGCAAGTTCAGTATATGCTAGAGGAGGGTGTGTAACAACCATGTAATGCCATGTAGGAGACTGCAGGTGGTGCTGTCCTCTAAGACCACACCATGACAAGGGTGGGCAACAGGTTAGAACCACATTCACTGGGAATTCAGTTTACAGCTCAGGCTTATGTGGGTTacaattgtgtgtctgtgtgggctcTTGAAGACCTCTTACCTCAGGGCATTGGGCTGCTGTCATTGTTGCATTTGGTATTAAAGTTATGCAATTGGCATGTATACTGAGGGACACATCCAAATGCAAATCTTGGACAACCTTAAAGCTGTCTCTAGTGACTTGCTAAATGCCATTTTAGACTGGTTCGGTTTTTGTTGCTTTTTGATTTTTGTCATCAGTTACAGGCAAGGTCACATCACTCAGGAAACTGTGAAGTTGAAAGTCTGCAGAACCTTGTCCCTGGATGGTTTGGATTTTATTAGATTATTAATTGTTTAAATCTAACCTGATCTGTGTAATACAAGTGCATATGTAAGTGGTTATTGAATACCTCATTTATCAATTATGTTGTTTTTGGCTTGTATAATGCTCCGTATATACATCTGTGGGGTTTGTGCATATTTTTGTACGGTTGTTATCATGTCCATAATAATAACATTACTGATGTTATAGTTTTCTCTTTTGATTAAAACAAAATTGGGATGTGAATGCTTGTAAAACTGGTTTGTGCTGATTGTATTTAAAAGAGAAGCACTTTTCCAAAGTGATTGACACATTCAGTTTTGTTCATATTAGTAATATAAAGATATGGTTCTCAGGGCTTTAAACTTGTATGTCATGATAAAGTTTTACTTtatatcttgtgtgtgtgtggtttttgtGAAGTGTGGCTTGGATTTCCTTCATCCTTCCTTTCGCATGGGGCCAAATCTATTATTTGGAAAAACAACGGCGAAATACGCTGGTGAAATTGAACTAGGCCTACTCTCATATCCCCGTGTGGacctttttttaaatattaatttTCATTGGCACATGAATGATACAGGACTTGGAGCCATGTTTCAGCAGCTGCACCGTAGAGATTAGAGCAAGAAATGTACAACTAAGTGCAGGAAGGTAGTTGATAACATTTTGTCAGTGTAAAAACATGAGTTCCCTAATTACTAACCGCTTCCCCCACTTCTTATAATGTCCCATAAAGACCATGTGACAGCTGAGACCTATTTTGCTACACTGGcctaaactgcctgttactcaagcATGGATTAAGCCTGCTCGGAAGGGGCCTCTCGCAATGAGAGGTGTCATAAGATGTTAGTATCGGTGGATAACCCTCAAACATTTTCTGTCATTTCTTTACAATGGGCCCGATTCCGACTTCGGGAATTACGCCTTTCTTACTCACGCCTTTCCTacacacttctcagtagttggtattcagacttaccttaagGTGCATAGTGGGCTTTGTAGGCGTGGTTCTCTTGTGTGCATggaataaatgtaattcaactgctgaaaaccctctcacttgctggccaacattttgttttcattGAGTTTTCTGTACATTCTTAATTTCAGCCATCCCTTCAAATACGGTGTACTTTTAATAAAAATGCACGCTTAACTATGGTCGGAATCGGGGCCAATGTAGGTTTGGGAAATGATTCAGCAGGCAAATGCCCCCCACCCCCAGATGCTCTGACTCTGGTAGCTCGCCACACCACCCGAACACTCATCTTTCACTCCTCAATGGTCTGACTCATGTTCACTTACTCAAACCATTCCATCTGTTACACCAGAAATGTAAGCATTAAGTCAGCAGTGTGGATAGCACAGATACAGTACTGTGAAAAAGTAGCCCTCTTTCAATTTTTttctacttttgcatattttgtCTACTGATTACCAGATCTTCAATGCCCGTGTGACAAAGTAATTGCGATGTGGCaagacttgaaacgagcagtttgaaaacccacaaattttgctaagttaaagcagttctgcatgcaagagtgggccaTAATTCCTCCGCGGCGAtgtgagactgatcaacaactacaggaagcattttgttgcagtcattgcagctaaaaggTGACAACCAGTTGTGTTACcagtaagggggcaattactttttcatacAGGGGatttgggtgttgcataactttgttaattaaataagtataaactcaggttccctttctCTAATATTTGGTTTTGAAGATCTGATACctttcagtatcaaaaatatgcaaaaatagagaaaatcaaaAAGGAGGCCAATAATCTGTCATGCAATGGTATCTAAAAACAACAATCTTTCCCTTGAGATATAATTACAGCCTGGGCTTTTCTCATTTAACACGAACTTTACTGTGATGCAATGTTTCAACAGCAAGAACATTTCACAAACATGTCATAAGTCCCTTTGATTTCACATACAGTGAGCTTCAAAAGGATTGGGACAGTGACATTTCTTGTTtaggctctgtactccagcactttggatattGGAGACACTTTTATTGTACATAAAAATAGAATATGTTTCAAACACTCCAACATTAATGTGGAttatggatagtcctgaatgaattgtgaataatgatgagtgagaacgATAGACGCATagcttttgactactttaaagtGCAGACGGTCAGATTTAATTTTAGTGTGTTTTCATCTATATCgagtgaaccgtttagaaattacagcacttgtTGTACattgtccccccattttaggggaccaattCACTTTCTGTATATGTGTAAAGAATCATACCCTTTTTTTCAATTCCtgttgcgttctgtgcaacagagtcagggtatatgcagcagtttgggccgcctggctcgttgcgaactgtgtgaagaccattctTACTAACAAAGATCGTAATTAATtttcctgacttttacataattatgacataacattgaaggttgtgcaatgtaacagcaatatttagacttagggatgccacccgtttgataaaatacgtaacggttctgt
This window encodes:
- the LOC112249139 gene encoding AT-rich interactive domain-containing protein 3B isoform X2, translating into MVDNSGSSKAQMPSMSQESGLGGVYPQAGTAGGMKLEAVMEQLQRQQQARLEMERKERRLREAHIMYAQQVAAQQAILAAARASGAGFMGKALVGGGSGIPRGGPLSRVSNQSSVDSEREDEEDRGRDSGDEDDDEEMMDGDELSEEEEGGASGLEYLRKQTLALQQGASHLPANPFGSYSTSGPQNAPLPPVRVKQEPDESRSPAGPHSASSPNGQADWNSFDDQLKQNGSAAWADENDSGRGRGGEASRDFAKLYELDSDPNRKEFLDDLFTYMQKRGTPVNRIPIMAKQVLDLYMLYKLVTEKGGLVEVINKKIWREITKGLSLPTSITSAAFTLRTQYMKYLYPFECERKGLSSPGELQAAIDSNRREGRRPSYSSSLFRFSPSTAPHILSPPKMHLSALGAGAAGSLNGLLASPVHSLKKEEVTPSVMAAARGTSMSLSLGQQQVAGLARAATLEQLREKLETGEGPERKMARLAEEQQRLMQQAFQHNLLVMASQVPMNLRLGNSTTARVEKQQDMALSISTNGSASISVSVEVNGTLYSGTLFAQKSGAPGTSVSTAATVPPAGPSAGFGFATSAHSHSPSSSSSKGPCSAEPSSSGSP
- the LOC112249139 gene encoding AT-rich interactive domain-containing protein 3B isoform X1, which encodes MVDNSGSSKAQMPSMSQESGLGGVYPQAGTAGGMKLEAVMEQLQRQQQARLEMERKERRLREAHIMYAQQVAAQQAILAAARASGAGFMGKALVGGGSGIPRGGPLSRVSNQSSVDSEREDEEDRGRDSGDEDDDEEMMDGDELSEEEEGGASGLEYLRKQTLALQQGASHLPANPFGSYSTSGPQNAPLPPVRVKQEPDESRSPAGPHSASSPNGQADWNSFDDQLKQNGSAAWADENDSGRGRGGEASRDFAKLYELDSDPNRKEFLDDLFTYMQKRGTPVNRIPIMAKQVLDLYMLYKLVTEKGGLVEVINKKIWREITKGLSLPTSITSAAFTLRTQYMKYLYPFECERKGLSSPGELQAAIDSNRREGRRPSYSSSLFRFSPSTAPHILSPPKMHLSALGAGAAGSLNGLLASPVHSLKKEEVTPSVMAAARGTSMSLSLGQQQVAGLARAATLEQLREKLETGEGPERKMARLAEEQQRLMQQAFQHNLLVMASQVPMNLRLGNSTTARVGYADVCCKTPTRKFEKQQDMALSISTNGSASISVSVEVNGTLYSGTLFAQKSGAPGTSVSTAATVPPAGPSAGFGFATSAHSHSPSSSSSKGPCSAEPSSSGSP